From the Lolium rigidum isolate FL_2022 chromosome 2, APGP_CSIRO_Lrig_0.1, whole genome shotgun sequence genome, one window contains:
- the LOC124691982 gene encoding putative F-box protein At2g02030, with the protein MEDNNDELLDEQNEAVEAQVSLPQDIQQTALAFLPGRVVFKLRAVCRFWRDCIQVPSFVDRHLNNALCFHQSIAFFTSVDDGLFCMYTFDPTTLNRKSLDFVLSFRFQMSDPCNGLVCAYDSRGAVEVLNPLTMKHVILPVSEHQSRALSSEYFLGSVQSKNEYKVVCIRHRVRFLTFEVCTVGTQLWRAVRESANLLKTTKAVIVNDVMHWLLLDAASDFTRRILLFNLTDEIFSETAVPDTIKDHNLELFEGEGKLHLLAMPSKGSASEVSEIWVSNSACTVWDHMCNITFLLPPGMRPHFLHKKKLFYGNQKRFYYIDLEGGGGSYINVPSDETIVSSGIFVDSLLLHSVTGLVDSRTLLMGSDNAGSSSHAAGSSSSGAGQSFKEAKSNRKMKWRLTRISAKKT; encoded by the coding sequence ATGGAAGACAACAATGATGAGCTTCTTGATGAGCAAAATGAAGCAGTGGAGGCCCAAGTATCTCTTCCTCAGGATATCCAGCAGACAGCTCTTGCTTTCCTACCTGGTAGGGTTGTCTTTAAGCTTCGTGCAGTGTGCAGATTCTGGCGAGACTGCATTCAAGTACCTAGTTTCGTTGATCGTCACCTCAACAATGCTCTCTGCTTCCACCAGTCCATTGCTTTCTTCACCTCGGTTGATGATGGTCTTTTCTGCATGTACACATTTGATCCCACAACATTGAACCGAAAAAGCTTGGATTTCGTATTGTCATTTAGGTTTCAGATGTCAGATCCCTGCAACGGCTTGGTGTGCGCCTATGATTCAAGAGGCGCTGTTGAGGTGTTGAATCCATTGACAATGAAACATGTGATACTGCCAGTTTCAGAACACCAGTCACGAGCTCTTTCTTCAGAATATTTTCTTGGATCTGTGCAGTCAAAAAATGAGTACAAGGTGGTTTGTATCCGCCACCGGGTGCGCTTCTTGACATTTGAAGTGTGCACTGTTGGCACACAGTTATGGAGGGCGGTCCGTGAATCTGCGAACTTATTGAAGACAACAAAGGCTGTCATTGTTAATGATGTCATGCATTGGCTGCTTCTTGATGCGGCATCTGATTTTACTCGGAGGATCCTGTTGTTCAACCTGACAGATGAGATATTCTCAGAAACTGCTGTTCCAGATACTATTAAAGACCATAATTTGGAACTATTTGAGGGGGAAGGAAAGCTTCATTTGCTGGCAATGCCCAGTAAGGGATCTGCATCTGAAGTCTCAGAGATTTGGGTGTCAAACTCGGCGTGCACAGTCTGGGACCATATGTGCAACATCACTTTTCTGCTACCTCCAGGTATGCGACCACATTTCCTGCACAAGAAAAAGCTCTTCTATGGCAACCAAAAGAGATTCTACTACATTGATCTTGAGGGCGGGGGTGGTTCCTATATCAACGTTCCATCTGATGAAACTATTGTATCGTCTGGGATTTTCGTGGATAGCCTTCTTCTACATTCGGTGACTGGCTTGGTGGACTCGAGAACATTGTTAATGGGTTCTGATAATGCTGGATCATCTTCTCATGCCGCTGGATCATCCTCATCAGGCGCTGGACAATCTTTCAAGGAGGCAAAGAGCAATAGGAAAATGAAATGGAGGCTGACACGGATTTCTGCAAAAAAAACCTAG
- the LOC124689902 gene encoding uncharacterized protein LOC124689902 → MAAVVPEPLREAPDDVVDQILLRLPCSSSLVRAAAACSSFRLLVSSPSFLRRHRALHPDESGPFLGVFSSVPTSGKPGGTFHPAGPPHPAAAAARAVAGAADFSFAFLPGPPDADAGAESQPGWLVRDYRDGRFLLDRAPSSDAIVTDLAVCDPVSRRYVLLPPIPEDLAATADNPLGVLGGRRWCEPFLAPAPAPGDAEDDSEEPAFAVIWTARCPRRVVALAFSSRDGAWRALPSPDCFVWRSRRSVFACPVHAVWNRRHYAHGRFYWVDCLTNRWLVLDTAAMELTVQEIQSPSRFWEENVAVVEGPDGKVGVFAHEFYHADGNASLNYYTISRDDDDNTQSWQLERTIPLPWSTKHGRPYCLRGAANGCLVIEVGQDSPRPFMSSNYSRDVELFTIDVKHFQLERVCRARCSGGVSDGWWPYFSFPPLLSLPTV, encoded by the coding sequence ATGGCCGCCGTCGTCCCGGAGCCGCTCCGGGAGGCGCCAGACGACGTCGTGGACCAGATCCTGCTCCGCCTGCCGTGCTCCTCCTCCCTCGTGCGCGCCGCCGCGGCCTGCTCATCCTTCCGCCTCCTCGTCTCCTCCCCGagcttcctccgccgccaccgcgcgctcCACCCTGACGAGTCCGGACCCTTCCTCGGCGTCTTCTCCTCCGTCCCCACGTCCGGCAAGCCAGGAGGCACCTTCCACCCCGCCGGCCCGCCCCATCCGGCCGCAGCGgccgcccgcgccgtcgccggcgccgcaGACTTCTCCTTCGCCTTCCTCCCGGGGCCGCCCGATGCCGACGCCGGCGCCGAATCCCAGCCCGGATGGCTCGTCCGGGACTACCGCGACGGACGCTTCCTCCTCGACCGCGCGCCCTCCTCCGACGCCATCGTCACGGATCTCGCCGTGTGCGACCCCGTGTCCCGCCGCTACGTCCTGCTCCCGCCCATCCCGGAGGATCTCGCCGCGACCGCCGACAACCCGCTCGGCGTCCTCGGCGGCCGGCGCTGGTGCGAGCCCTTCCTCGCACCCGCCCCCGCGCCCGGCGACGCCGAGGACGATTCCGAGGAGCCCGCGTTCGCCGTGATCTGGACGGCGCGGTGCCCAAGAAGGGTGGTGGCCCTCGCCTTCTCGTCGCGGGACGGGGCGTGGCGCGCGCTCCCGTCGCCGGACTGCTTCGTCTGGAGAAGCCGCCGCTCGGTCTTCGCGTGCCCCGTGCACGCCGTCTGGAACCGGCGCCACTACGCGCACGGCCGCTTCTACTGGGTCGACTGCCTCACCAACCGTTGGCTGGTGCTCGACACGGCCGCCATGGAGCTCACCGTCCAGGAGATCCAGTCGCCGTCCAGATTCTGGGAGGAGAACGTGGCCGTCGTCGAAGGCCCCGACGGCAAGGTCGGGGTGTTCGCGCACGAGTTCTACCACGCCGACGGCAACGCCAGCCTCAACTACTACACCATCTcgcgcgacgacgacgacaacacgCAGTCGTGGCAGCTGGAGAGGACGATCCCGCTGCCATGGTCGACAAAGCATGGCCGGCCTTACTGCCTTCGCGGCGCGGCCAACGGGTGCTTGGTCATTGAAGTCGGCCAAGACTCACCACGGCCGTTCATGTCCAGCAACTATAGCCGGGACGTCGAGCTGTTCACGATCGATGTCAAGCATTTCCAGCTGGAGAGAGTCTGCCGGGCGCGCTGCTCTGGGGGCGTCAGCGACGGCTGGTGGCCATACTTCAGCTTCCCGCCATTGCTGAGCTTGCCAACTGTTTGA